CGGAGGACCTGGACCGCTACCCGCGCGACCTGGAGCGCGACCTGCGCCTGGCCGAGGCGCGCCGCGTGGCGCTGGTGTTCGCTCCCTCGGCGGCGGAGATGTACCCGGACGGAGAGCCGCGGGTGAGCGTGGTCGCGGACCCGGCCGTGGAGGGCCGGCTCTGCGGGGCGTCGCGCCCGGGGCACTTCCGCGGGGTGCTGACGGTGGTCGCCAAGCTGTTCGGGATCTTCACGCCGGACGTGGCGGTCTTCGGGCAGAAGGACTTCCAGCAGGCGCTCCTGGTCCGCCGCATGGCCTCGGACCTGGACATGCCGCTGGAGGTGGACGTCGCGCCCATCGTGCGCGAGGCGGACGGCCTCGCCATGAGCTCGCGCAACGTCTACCTCTCCCCGGAGGAGCGGGAGCGTGCGCGCTCCCTTTCCCGCGCGGTGGAGGCGTGCCGGGCGCGCTTCGCGGCCGGGGAGACGGACGGGAGCGCGCTCCGCGAGGTCCTGTGGAGCACGCTCGCGGTGTCCGGTGTAGAAGCGGAGTACGCCGAGGTGGTGGACCCGGGCACGCTGGAGCCGGTGGAGCGGGCCTTTCCGGGCGCGGCGTGTGCGGTGGCGGCCCGGGTCGGGAAGACCCGGCTGATCGACAACGGAATCCTTTGACGTAGCCCCCCTCCAGGGATCGACATGTTCCGCACGATGTGCAAGTCCAAGATCCACCGGGCGACGGTGACCGGGGCGGATCTCAATTACGTGGGGTCGATCACCATCGATCCGGTCCTCATGGAGGCCGCCGACCTCCTGGAGTACG
This genomic stretch from Longimicrobiaceae bacterium harbors:
- the panC gene encoding pantoate--beta-alanine ligase, coding for MQVVRTRAEVRAAVAAAREAGSTVALVPTMGYLHEGHLSLVDRARGRAGWVAMSIFVNPLQFGPSEDLDRYPRDLERDLRLAEARRVALVFAPSAAEMYPDGEPRVSVVADPAVEGRLCGASRPGHFRGVLTVVAKLFGIFTPDVAVFGQKDFQQALLVRRMASDLDMPLEVDVAPIVREADGLAMSSRNVYLSPEERERARSLSRAVEACRARFAAGETDGSALREVLWSTLAVSGVEAEYAEVVDPGTLEPVERAFPGAACAVAARVGKTRLIDNGIL